The genomic DNA CGCCCTTGACGTTCGTGTCGAAGTCACCGTTGGCGAGGAAGCTGAGCAGGCCCGGGACCTCGATGACGGCCTTGACGTTGTCGCAGCTCTGGCCATCGCCAATCGGATTGACGGAGAGGACGGAGAAGCCGGTGCCGTCGTGGCACGCCGCCTCGGCCGCGGCCATCTTCATGGGCTGCTGGTGGAACATGAGCTTGGCCTGGAAGTCGCCCGTCACGGCCACGCCGGCGAACGCAATCATGGCGATGACGGCGCCGATGCGCGCGGACTTGATCCAGACCTTGTGATCCGTGGCGTCGCGGCCGGAGGCGCGGTGCTCTCCGACGACGACCTTGCCCTGGGCGTCCACCGTGTCAATGCCGTCGCGGCGGCGGCGCCACAAGTGGTACCAGGCGATACCGAGGAGGAAGCTGCCCGCCACGGCGAGGGCGCCCGTGATGGTGTGGGCGAAGGCGAGGAGTGCGGTGTTGTTGGTCAGGACCGCGACGACGTCCGTCATGACGGGGCGACCGTCCACCATCTCCACGCCGACCGGGTGCTGCATCCACGAGTTCGCGACGATGATGAAGTAGGCGGAGAGCCAGGTGGCGATGCCCGCGGCCCAGATCGTGGCCAGGTGGATCTTCGGGGAGAGGCGGTCCCAGCCGAAGATCCACAGGCCCAAGAACGTGGACTCCACGAAGAAGGCGAGGAGGGCCTCCATGGCAAGGGGCGCGCCGAAGACGTCACCCACGAAGCGGCTGTACTCGCTCCAGGCCATGCCGAACTGGAACTCCTGCACCAGGCCCGTGACGACTCCGACGATGAAGTTGATGAGGAAGAGCTTTCCCCAGAACTTGGTCATGCGCTTGAACTCAGGCTTGCCGGTCTTGACCCACACCGTTTGGAGCGCGGCGGTGGTCACTCCGAGGCCCAAGGTCAGAGGCACCATGAGGAAGTGGTAGACGGTCGTGATGCCGAACTGCCACCGTGCAATTTCGAGTGCTTCCACAGGGTTTCCTTAGTGACACGAAGGATTGACTTCTACACGTCGTAGAAGTTTGCTTCCATCATACTCCGCGCTCCGCAGTGCCTCACATCGACCAGTGCGTCGACCCTCCCCCTTCTACGCGGCGTAGAGGGTGCTGTACACTAAGGTCCTAACATCGGGGCCGCTCTCGGGCGGCGTTCAGCCCCCACAGACACACGGAGAGGGACCATGGGACATCTCGGCGACCTCGAGCGCGACATCATGAACCGCCTCTGGTCTGAGCCCGATCACCCCCTCTCGGCCACCGAGATCAGGGACGCCCTCGCGAACGGCGGCGTCCGTGACGTCGCCGTGACCACGGTCCTCACGGTTCTCTCCCGCCTCGAGAAGAAGAACCTCGTCCGGCGCGAGCGCTCGGCCCGCCCCCACCGCTACTCGGCCGTTCAGGACCGCGCCGCGCACACCGCGGACCTCATGTCCGAGGTCCTTGAGGCCTCGGATGACCGTGAGGCCGCCCTCGCGCGCTTCGTCGGCCACGTCAGCGCCGAGGAGGCAGAGCTCCTGCGCCGCCTCCTCCACCAGCCGTAGCCTGCGCGCGGACCGCCGCCGTACCGTGACCTCCGCCCCATGATCCTGGCTGCCTGGGTCCTCGCGGCCGTGGCCATCGCCCTGGCCTGGCCCGTGCCGGTCCTCCTCTCGCGCGCCTCGTGGCCAGCCCGCAGGCCCCGCGCTGCGATGGTCGTGTGGCAGGGCGTGGGGCTCCTGGGCGGACTGAGCATGATCGGTGCCATCCTCGCGTGGGGCCTCGCCCCCTTCGGTCCCTCGCCTCTCGCTGCCGTCAGGCGCGTCGTCGGACTCACGCGCGATGGCGCCTTCCTGCCGCCCGAGGGGGCCGCGCACCTCATTGCCCTCGGCTGCGGCGCTCTCCTTCTCGCACACCTCGTCTTCACCCTCGCCCTGACCGGGCTGCGGATGCGGGCACGGCGTGCGAGACACCTTGCAGCCCTGCGGCTTGTGGCGCATGAGGCGCCGGATGAGCGGAACCGGCTTGTCGTCGAGTCCGCCCTTCCCCTCGCCTACTGCTTGCCCTCGACGGGCGGCTCGATCACGGTCGTGACCGACGGCATCCTCACGGCCCTCTCCCCGGCGGAGCTCGCGGCCGTCCTCGATCACGAGCGCGCGCACCTGGACCAGCGGCACGACGTGCTCATCTGGGCGTTCTCCGCGTGGCGCACCGCCCTCCCCTGGCTTCCGACGGCACGCCTGGCCCTCGAGGCGGTTGCCGAGCTCATCGAGTACCTCGCCGACGACTTCGCGGTGCGCCGCCACGAGCCGGCGGACATCGCCCGGGCGCTGCTCGTCGTCGCCAGCTCCAACACCGGCGCGCCTCACCCCGGGCTCGGGCACTCCGAGGGGACGACGACGAAGGCCGCCCTCAGGCAGGCCGCGGCTCCCGCCAGCCCGCTCGCAGGCCGGACGGTGCGCCGCGCGGCCCGCCTTCTGACACGGGTGACGGGCTAGGCGTCGATCCGCTCCCGGTCCAAGTGCGAGGCGCCGGAGATAATGAACTCCTTGCGCGGGGCGACGTCGGAGCCCATGAGGAGATCAAACGCCCGCTCGGCCGCCTCGGCGTGCTCGATCCGCACGCGGCGCAGAGTGCGGTGGGCCGGGTCCATCGTCGTCTCCGCCAACTGGTCCGCGTCCATCTCGCCCAGGCCCTTGTAGCGCTGGATGGGCTCCTTGATGCTCTCCCCCGCGTCCCGGAGCTCGCCCAGGCGGCGGTGCAGCTCCGCCTCCGAGTACGTGTACACGTACTCGTTCGGCTTTCCTCGGCGAACGACCTCGATCCGGTGCAGCGGGGGCACCGCCGCGTAGACGCGCCCGTGCTCGACCATTGGCCGCATGTACCGGAAGAAGAGCGTCAGGAGGAGCGTGCGGATGTGGGCGCCGTCCACGTCGGCATCCGTCATGAGGACGATCTTCCCGTAGCGGGCCGCCTCGATGTCGAACGAGCGACCCGAGCCAGCGCCGACCACCTGGATGAGGGCCGCGCACTCGGCGTTCGAGAGCATGTCCGCCACGCTCGCCTTCTGGACGTTGAGGATCTTGCCGCGGATCGGCAGGAGGGCCTGCGTGTCCGAGTTCCGGGCGTGCCGGGCCGTACCGAGCGCGGAGTCTCCCTCGACGATGAAGAGCTCGCTGCGAGCGACGTCGTCCGTGCGGCAGTCGAGCAGCTTGGCGGGCAGGGAGCTCGTCTCGAGGGCGTTCTTTCGGCGCTGCGTCTCCTTGTGCTGGCGCGCGGAGATGCGCGACTTCATCTCGGAGACGACCTTCTCCAGCAGCAGGCTCGCCTGAGCCTTGTCCGCGCGGGATGTCGCGTTGAGACGCGCCGAGAGCTCCTTCTCCACGACCTTCGCGACGATCTGCCGCACGGCGCTCGTGCCGAGGATCTCCTTGGTCTGTCCCTCGAACTGCGGCTCCGGGAGACGCACGGTGACGACGGCGGTCAGACCCGCCAGGACGTCGTCCTTCTCCACCTTGTCATTGCCTGCCTTAAGGCGGCGGGCGTTGGCCTCAACGCCCTTGCGGAGCGTCTTGAGCAGGGCCTGCTCGAAGCCCGTGACATGGGTTCCGCCCTTGGGCGTGGAGATGATGTTCACGAACGAGCGCAGGTTGGTGTCATAGCCGACCCCCCAGCGCAGAGCGATGTCCACCTCGCAAGAGCGCTCCAAGTCCTCCATGCGGGAGGCACCGGCCGCGTCGATGACCGGCACGCGCTCGGTGAAGGACCCGTGCCCGGTCAGGCGCCACACGTCCGTGACGGCGCCGTCGACCGCGAGGTGGTCCACGAACTCAGTGATGCCGCCGTCGTGCTGGAACGTCTCTTCGACGGGACCGTGCTCGCCCGGGGTGCCCGGGCGGCGGCGCTCGTCGACGATCGTCAGCCGCAGCCCCGGAACGAGGAAGGAGGTCTGGCGGACGCGGTTGACGAGCTCGTCGAACTTGAACTGCGCGTCCGGGGTGAAGATGTGCGGGTCCGCCCAGTACCGGATGCGGGTGCCCGTGACGCCGCGCTTGGCCTTGCCGACCACCTCGGGCTCGCTCACCGAGGTGAACGGCTCGAACGGGGCGTCCGCGCGAGGACGGCTCCCGTCCGCGAAGCGACCAGGCTCGCCGCGACGGAAGGACATCTGGTACGTCTTGCCGCCGCGGTCCACCTGGACGTCGAGCCGCTCGGAGAGGGCGTTGACCACGGAGGCGCCCACGCCGTGCAGGCCGCCGGAGCTGCCGTAGGAGCCGCCGCCGAATTTGCCGCCGGCGTGGAGCTTGGTGAAGACGACCTCCACGCCGCTCAGGCCCGTGCGGGGCTCGACGTCGACGGGGATGCCGCGGCCGTCGTCGTGCACCTCGACGCTGCCGTCCGCGTGCAGGAGCACGCGGATGTTCTGGGCGTGGCCGCCGAGGGCCTCGTCGACCGAGTTGTCGATGATCTCCCAGAGGCAGTGCATGAGGCCTCTCGAGTCCGTGGACCCGATGTACATGCCTGGACGCTTCCGCACCGCCTCGAGACCCTCCAGGACGGAGAGGTGGCGGGCGTTGTAGGCGGAACTGGTCTGGGCCACGTGAACTTCCTCGGGGACGGGAACTCAGCCGCGAGTACGCGATGAGCAAAACAGCGGCGCCCAGCGGCTCTCGGCGCGGGTCCGCATGATTCCATGGTATCTATTGCGATCCTCGTCCCGGGCCACGTGCCCGTCCGACGAGGACGATGTCCCCACCAGGAAGGCCCCATTCACATGAGCACCGCCCTTGCCGCCCCGACCCTGACAGCCAAGGACCGCTGCGACCGGTGCGGCGCGCAGGCCTACGTGCGCGCTGTTCTGAGCAGCGGCGGCGAGCTCCTCTTCTGCGCCCACCACGGGCGCGATGTCGAAGACACCCTGCGCCCCAAGGCCGCCGAGTGGATTGACGAGTCCGGGCGCCTCGACGCCGTGGACCGCTTCGACGACTAGGCACGCCGTAGACCGCTTCGACGACGAGCGAACCGGAAAAGAACAAGGCGGCCGGCCCCGTGCGGGGCCGGCCGCCTTTGTGTATCTGGGACGAGGCCGGAAGGGCCTGCCCTGGGGTCAGTCCAGGTAGTCGCGGAGCACCTGAGACCGGGAGGGGTGGCGCAGCTTGGACATCGTCTTGGACTCGATCTGGCGGATGCGCTCGCGCGTCACGCCGTAGACGCGGCCGATCTCGTCTAAAGTCTTCGGCTGGCCGTCGGTCAGGCCGAAGCGCATGGCCACGACGCCGGCCTCGCGCTCGGAGAGTGTGTCGAGGACCGAGTGGAGCTGCTCCTGAAGCAGGGTGAAGCTCACGGCGTCTGCCGGGACGACGGCTTCCGAGTCCTCGATCAGGTCGCCGAACTCCGAATCCCCGTCCTCGCCGAGCGGCGTGTGCAGGGAGATGGGCTCCCGCCCGTACTTCTGGACCTCGACGACCTTCTCCGGGGTCATGTCGAGCTCCTTGCCGAGCTCCTCCGGCGTGGGCTCACGGCCCAGGTCCTGAAGCATCTGGCGCTGGACGCGGGCGAGCTTGTTGATGACCTCGACCATGTGCACGGGAATGCGGATGGTGCGGGCCTGGTCCGCCATGGCGCGGGTGATGGCCTGCCGGATCCACCACGTGGCGTACGTGGAGAACTTGAAGCCCTTGGTGTAGTCGAACTTCTCAACCGCGCGGATGAGGCCGAGGTTGCCTTCCTGGATGAGGTCGAGGAAGAGCATGCCGCGCCCCGTGTACCGCTTGGCGAGGGAGACGACGAGGCGGAGGTTGGCCTCTAGGAGGTGGTTCTTGGCGCGCTTGCCGTCGTGAATGATCCACAGGAGCTCTCGCTTGAGCTTCGGATCGATGTCCGGGTTCTCCTCGAGCTTCTTGCCCGCGTAGAGGCCGGCTTCGATCCGCAGCGCGAGGTCCACCTCCTGCTCCGCGTTGAGGAGTGCGACCTTGCCGATCTGCTTGAGGTAGTCCTTGACGGGGTCGGCCGTGGCGCCTGCGACGAGGACCTGCTGCGTGGGCGCGTCGTCGTCGTCAGCGTCGGAATACGTGAACCCGGAACCGGTGTCCTTCTCTGCCGCAGTGTCCTCGGCGGGCTCCTCGCCGAGGGGCGCGTCCTCCTCCGCCGACTCTGCCTCGATGGACTCCTTGGCAGGGGCCTTGGCGGCTGCCTTGACCGGGGCGTTGGCCGTCTTGGCGGCCGACGTGCGGCGCGTGCGGGTGGCCGGCTTCTTGGCGGGGGCCTCGGCCTCGTTCTCCTCGAGCCCGCCCTCGGTCTCTGCCGTGTCCTCGGCGGAGGCCTTTGACGCGGCGGCCTTCGAGGCCTGGGCCTTCGCGGAAGCGGCCTTCGTCGTCGAGGCGGCGGTCTTGGGGGCCGTCGTCTTCGCAGCAGCCGTCTTCGTGGCCGTGGTCTTGCGTGCGCGAGTGGCCTTGGGCGCGGCCTCCGCTGACTCCCCCTCGGCGACGTCGTCTGCTGCGGCAGCCGCCTTCGCGGAGGTCGTCTTGGCGGCCGCGGTCTTGGCCGCTGCCGGCTTGGAGGATGTGGCCTTCGTGGCCGGCGTCTTCTTCGCGGCCGTCTTCGTCGCCG from Falsarthrobacter nasiphocae includes the following:
- a CDS encoding cytochrome ubiquinol oxidase subunit I — translated: MEALEIARWQFGITTVYHFLMVPLTLGLGVTTAALQTVWVKTGKPEFKRMTKFWGKLFLINFIVGVVTGLVQEFQFGMAWSEYSRFVGDVFGAPLAMEALLAFFVESTFLGLWIFGWDRLSPKIHLATIWAAGIATWLSAYFIIVANSWMQHPVGVEMVDGRPVMTDVVAVLTNNTALLAFAHTITGALAVAGSFLLGIAWYHLWRRRRDGIDTVDAQGKVVVGEHRASGRDATDHKVWIKSARIGAVIAMIAFAGVAVTGDFQAKLMFHQQPMKMAAAEAACHDGTGFSVLSVNPIGDGQSCDNVKAVIEVPGLLSFLANGDFDTNVKGVNTLVPEYQEKYGTTVPDNPIYGERAGQKVDYVPVMYVTYWGFRMMITFGAIAALVAFIAWFILRKGTVPESVWLMRAAVVSILAPFGANSAGWIFTEMGRQPFVVAPNPDPSGIDQVFMFTAAGVSSGVTAAEILTSLVVLTLVYGVLAILEVKLLVKFVRGGVPSAMPELLAQDSDDEAGGKPKRDVLSFAY
- a CDS encoding BlaI/MecI/CopY family transcriptional regulator, coding for MGHLGDLERDIMNRLWSEPDHPLSATEIRDALANGGVRDVAVTTVLTVLSRLEKKNLVRRERSARPHRYSAVQDRAAHTADLMSEVLEASDDREAALARFVGHVSAEEAELLRRLLHQP
- a CDS encoding M56 family metallopeptidase yields the protein MILAAWVLAAVAIALAWPVPVLLSRASWPARRPRAAMVVWQGVGLLGGLSMIGAILAWGLAPFGPSPLAAVRRVVGLTRDGAFLPPEGAAHLIALGCGALLLAHLVFTLALTGLRMRARRARHLAALRLVAHEAPDERNRLVVESALPLAYCLPSTGGSITVVTDGILTALSPAELAAVLDHERAHLDQRHDVLIWAFSAWRTALPWLPTARLALEAVAELIEYLADDFAVRRHEPADIARALLVVASSNTGAPHPGLGHSEGTTTKAALRQAAAPASPLAGRTVRRAARLLTRVTG
- a CDS encoding DNA gyrase/topoisomerase IV subunit B, which codes for MAQTSSAYNARHLSVLEGLEAVRKRPGMYIGSTDSRGLMHCLWEIIDNSVDEALGGHAQNIRVLLHADGSVEVHDDGRGIPVDVEPRTGLSGVEVVFTKLHAGGKFGGGSYGSSGGLHGVGASVVNALSERLDVQVDRGGKTYQMSFRRGEPGRFADGSRPRADAPFEPFTSVSEPEVVGKAKRGVTGTRIRYWADPHIFTPDAQFKFDELVNRVRQTSFLVPGLRLTIVDERRRPGTPGEHGPVEETFQHDGGITEFVDHLAVDGAVTDVWRLTGHGSFTERVPVIDAAGASRMEDLERSCEVDIALRWGVGYDTNLRSFVNIISTPKGGTHVTGFEQALLKTLRKGVEANARRLKAGNDKVEKDDVLAGLTAVVTVRLPEPQFEGQTKEILGTSAVRQIVAKVVEKELSARLNATSRADKAQASLLLEKVVSEMKSRISARQHKETQRRKNALETSSLPAKLLDCRTDDVARSELFIVEGDSALGTARHARNSDTQALLPIRGKILNVQKASVADMLSNAECAALIQVVGAGSGRSFDIEAARYGKIVLMTDADVDGAHIRTLLLTLFFRYMRPMVEHGRVYAAVPPLHRIEVVRRGKPNEYVYTYSEAELHRRLGELRDAGESIKEPIQRYKGLGEMDADQLAETTMDPAHRTLRRVRIEHAEAAERAFDLLMGSDVAPRKEFIISGASHLDRERIDA
- a CDS encoding DUF7455 domain-containing protein; protein product: MSTALAAPTLTAKDRCDRCGAQAYVRAVLSSGGELLFCAHHGRDVEDTLRPKAAEWIDESGRLDAVDRFDD
- a CDS encoding RNA polymerase sigma factor, translated to MSPTAKKSAPEAPADLPAGESPASSQDTTADGSSAAPAAKKAAPKTSASRTAATKTAAKKTPATKATSSKPAAAKTAAAKTTSAKAAAAADDVAEGESAEAAPKATRARKTTATKTAAAKTTAPKTAASTTKAASAKAQASKAAASKASAEDTAETEGGLEENEAEAPAKKPATRTRRTSAAKTANAPVKAAAKAPAKESIEAESAEEDAPLGEEPAEDTAAEKDTGSGFTYSDADDDDAPTQQVLVAGATADPVKDYLKQIGKVALLNAEQEVDLALRIEAGLYAGKKLEENPDIDPKLKRELLWIIHDGKRAKNHLLEANLRLVVSLAKRYTGRGMLFLDLIQEGNLGLIRAVEKFDYTKGFKFSTYATWWIRQAITRAMADQARTIRIPVHMVEVINKLARVQRQMLQDLGREPTPEELGKELDMTPEKVVEVQKYGREPISLHTPLGEDGDSEFGDLIEDSEAVVPADAVSFTLLQEQLHSVLDTLSEREAGVVAMRFGLTDGQPKTLDEIGRVYGVTRERIRQIESKTMSKLRHPSRSQVLRDYLD